Proteins encoded in a region of the Panicum hallii strain FIL2 chromosome 3, PHallii_v3.1, whole genome shotgun sequence genome:
- the LOC112886038 gene encoding uncharacterized protein LOC112886038, whose protein sequence is MGFSGQNVSCLYYFIMSYFPWLTILVVLPIFAGSLIFFLPHKGNKIVRWYTISICLLEFLLMTYAFCYHFQLEDPLIQLKEDLKWIDVLDFHWRLGIDGLSLGSILLTGFITTLATLEAWPVTRNSRLFYFLMLAMYSGQIGLFSSRDLLLFLSCGS, encoded by the coding sequence ATGGGCTTTTCTGGTCAAAACGTATCTTGTCTTTATTACTTTATCATGAGTTATTTTCCTTGGTTAACAATACTTGTTGTTTTGCCGATATTTGCAGGTTCATTAATTTTCTTTTTACCTCATAAAGGAAATAAAATCGTTAGGTGGTATACTATATCTATTTGTTTATTAGAATTCCTTCTAATGACTTATGCATTCTGTTATCATTTCCAATTGGAGGATCCCTTAATCCAATTAAAGGAAGATTTAAAATGGATAGATGTTTTGGATTTCCACTGGAGATTGGGAATCGATGGACTTTCATTAGGATCTATTTTATTGACAGGATTTATCACTACTTTAGCTACTTTAGAGGCTTGGCCGGTTACCCGGAATTCGCGATTATTCTATTTCCTGATGCTAGCAATGTATAGCGGTCAAATAGGATTATTCTCTTCACGAGACCTTTTACTTTTTTTATCATGTGGGAGTTAG